In Carassius auratus strain Wakin chromosome 36, ASM336829v1, whole genome shotgun sequence, the following are encoded in one genomic region:
- the LOC113054906 gene encoding SAP domain-containing ribonucleoprotein-like isoform X1 translates to MAEVVELHKLKLAELKQECTARGLDAKGNKADLIARLQAYLEEHEDTHTGLEQQEVNEEEVLGEYGEEAFAKEETDSQKQEFTPPEEETEKKLVKVNPPATVGERLQKRAERFNIPPSGDSKKAARAARFGLQEPEAVSSKGTSAKVNVDVEVLKKRAERFGLNVSSVSKKIEDDEKLKKRKERFGVVTSAAASGANDTEAKRKRAERFGNV, encoded by the exons ATGGCGGAAGTCGTGGAATTGCATAAACTCAAG TTGGCTGAGCTGAAGCAGGAATGTACTGCTCGTGGGCTGGATGCCAAAGGAAATAAAGCCGATCTTATTGCCCGGCTGCAAGCCTATCTGGAAGAGCATG aagatactcatacaggtttggaacaac aaGAAGTGAATGAAGAGGAAGTCCTGGGAGAATATGGTGAG GAGGCCTTTGCCAAAGAAGAGACCGATTCCCAAAAGCAAGAGTTTACTCCTCCTGAAGA GGAGACTGAGAAAAAACTGGTCAAGGTAAACCCTCCTGCTACAGTTGGTGAG AGGCTTCAGAAGAGAGCAGAACGCTTCAATATTCCACCAAGTGGCGACAGCAAAAAGGCAGCACGAGCAGCAAG GTTTGGTCTGCAAGAACCTGAAGCTGTATCATCCAAAG gaaCTTCAGCCAAAGTTAAT GTTGATGTTGAGGTATTAAAAAAGAGAGCAGAACGTTTTGGCTTGAATGTCTCTTCAGTTTCTAAAaag ATTGAGGATGATGAAAAGCTTAAGAAGAGGAAGGAGAGATTTGGCGTTGTCACTAGTGCAGCAGCGTCTGGAGCCAATGATACAGAG
- the LOC113054906 gene encoding SAP domain-containing ribonucleoprotein-like isoform X3, which produces MAEVVELHKLKLAELKQECTARGLDAKGNKADLIARLQAYLEEHEDTHTEVNEEEVLGEYGEEAFAKEETDSQKQEFTPPEEETEKKLVKVNPPATVGERLQKRAERFNIPPSGDSKKAARAARFGLQEPEAVSSKGTSAKVNVDVEVLKKRAERFGLNVSSVSKKIEDDEKLKKRKERFGVVTSAAASGANDTEAKRKRAERFGNV; this is translated from the exons ATGGCGGAAGTCGTGGAATTGCATAAACTCAAG TTGGCTGAGCTGAAGCAGGAATGTACTGCTCGTGGGCTGGATGCCAAAGGAAATAAAGCCGATCTTATTGCCCGGCTGCAAGCCTATCTGGAAGAGCATG aagatactcatacag AAGTGAATGAAGAGGAAGTCCTGGGAGAATATGGTGAG GAGGCCTTTGCCAAAGAAGAGACCGATTCCCAAAAGCAAGAGTTTACTCCTCCTGAAGA GGAGACTGAGAAAAAACTGGTCAAGGTAAACCCTCCTGCTACAGTTGGTGAG AGGCTTCAGAAGAGAGCAGAACGCTTCAATATTCCACCAAGTGGCGACAGCAAAAAGGCAGCACGAGCAGCAAG GTTTGGTCTGCAAGAACCTGAAGCTGTATCATCCAAAG gaaCTTCAGCCAAAGTTAAT GTTGATGTTGAGGTATTAAAAAAGAGAGCAGAACGTTTTGGCTTGAATGTCTCTTCAGTTTCTAAAaag ATTGAGGATGATGAAAAGCTTAAGAAGAGGAAGGAGAGATTTGGCGTTGTCACTAGTGCAGCAGCGTCTGGAGCCAATGATACAGAG
- the LOC113054906 gene encoding SAP domain-containing ribonucleoprotein-like isoform X2 codes for MAEVVELHKLKLAELKQECTARGLDAKGNKADLIARLQAYLEEHEDTHTEEVNEEEVLGEYGEEAFAKEETDSQKQEFTPPEEETEKKLVKVNPPATVGERLQKRAERFNIPPSGDSKKAARAARFGLQEPEAVSSKGTSAKVNVDVEVLKKRAERFGLNVSSVSKKIEDDEKLKKRKERFGVVTSAAASGANDTEAKRKRAERFGNV; via the exons ATGGCGGAAGTCGTGGAATTGCATAAACTCAAG TTGGCTGAGCTGAAGCAGGAATGTACTGCTCGTGGGCTGGATGCCAAAGGAAATAAAGCCGATCTTATTGCCCGGCTGCAAGCCTATCTGGAAGAGCATG aagatactcatacag aaGAAGTGAATGAAGAGGAAGTCCTGGGAGAATATGGTGAG GAGGCCTTTGCCAAAGAAGAGACCGATTCCCAAAAGCAAGAGTTTACTCCTCCTGAAGA GGAGACTGAGAAAAAACTGGTCAAGGTAAACCCTCCTGCTACAGTTGGTGAG AGGCTTCAGAAGAGAGCAGAACGCTTCAATATTCCACCAAGTGGCGACAGCAAAAAGGCAGCACGAGCAGCAAG GTTTGGTCTGCAAGAACCTGAAGCTGTATCATCCAAAG gaaCTTCAGCCAAAGTTAAT GTTGATGTTGAGGTATTAAAAAAGAGAGCAGAACGTTTTGGCTTGAATGTCTCTTCAGTTTCTAAAaag ATTGAGGATGATGAAAAGCTTAAGAAGAGGAAGGAGAGATTTGGCGTTGTCACTAGTGCAGCAGCGTCTGGAGCCAATGATACAGAG
- the LOC113054906 gene encoding SAP domain-containing ribonucleoprotein-like isoform X5: MAEVVELHKLKLAELKQECTARGLDAKGNKADLIARLQAYLEEHEVNEEEVLGEYGEEAFAKEETDSQKQEFTPPEEETEKKLVKVNPPATVGERLQKRAERFNIPPSGDSKKAARAARFGLQEPEAVSSKGTSAKVNVDVEVLKKRAERFGLNVSSVSKKIEDDEKLKKRKERFGVVTSAAASGANDTEAKRKRAERFGNV, encoded by the exons ATGGCGGAAGTCGTGGAATTGCATAAACTCAAG TTGGCTGAGCTGAAGCAGGAATGTACTGCTCGTGGGCTGGATGCCAAAGGAAATAAAGCCGATCTTATTGCCCGGCTGCAAGCCTATCTGGAAGAGCATG AAGTGAATGAAGAGGAAGTCCTGGGAGAATATGGTGAG GAGGCCTTTGCCAAAGAAGAGACCGATTCCCAAAAGCAAGAGTTTACTCCTCCTGAAGA GGAGACTGAGAAAAAACTGGTCAAGGTAAACCCTCCTGCTACAGTTGGTGAG AGGCTTCAGAAGAGAGCAGAACGCTTCAATATTCCACCAAGTGGCGACAGCAAAAAGGCAGCACGAGCAGCAAG GTTTGGTCTGCAAGAACCTGAAGCTGTATCATCCAAAG gaaCTTCAGCCAAAGTTAAT GTTGATGTTGAGGTATTAAAAAAGAGAGCAGAACGTTTTGGCTTGAATGTCTCTTCAGTTTCTAAAaag ATTGAGGATGATGAAAAGCTTAAGAAGAGGAAGGAGAGATTTGGCGTTGTCACTAGTGCAGCAGCGTCTGGAGCCAATGATACAGAG
- the LOC113054906 gene encoding SAP domain-containing ribonucleoprotein-like isoform X4, giving the protein MAEVVELHKLKLAELKQECTARGLDAKGNKADLIARLQAYLEEHEEVNEEEVLGEYGEEAFAKEETDSQKQEFTPPEEETEKKLVKVNPPATVGERLQKRAERFNIPPSGDSKKAARAARFGLQEPEAVSSKGTSAKVNVDVEVLKKRAERFGLNVSSVSKKIEDDEKLKKRKERFGVVTSAAASGANDTEAKRKRAERFGNV; this is encoded by the exons ATGGCGGAAGTCGTGGAATTGCATAAACTCAAG TTGGCTGAGCTGAAGCAGGAATGTACTGCTCGTGGGCTGGATGCCAAAGGAAATAAAGCCGATCTTATTGCCCGGCTGCAAGCCTATCTGGAAGAGCATG aaGAAGTGAATGAAGAGGAAGTCCTGGGAGAATATGGTGAG GAGGCCTTTGCCAAAGAAGAGACCGATTCCCAAAAGCAAGAGTTTACTCCTCCTGAAGA GGAGACTGAGAAAAAACTGGTCAAGGTAAACCCTCCTGCTACAGTTGGTGAG AGGCTTCAGAAGAGAGCAGAACGCTTCAATATTCCACCAAGTGGCGACAGCAAAAAGGCAGCACGAGCAGCAAG GTTTGGTCTGCAAGAACCTGAAGCTGTATCATCCAAAG gaaCTTCAGCCAAAGTTAAT GTTGATGTTGAGGTATTAAAAAAGAGAGCAGAACGTTTTGGCTTGAATGTCTCTTCAGTTTCTAAAaag ATTGAGGATGATGAAAAGCTTAAGAAGAGGAAGGAGAGATTTGGCGTTGTCACTAGTGCAGCAGCGTCTGGAGCCAATGATACAGAG